The segment attattattattattattattactactactactacactgcGACGCTGTCTGTATTACATATATGCTATTATTAGAaaacatagcaatgcatgctatttatattattattattattattattattattattattacagtgcaTTGCATcctatttatatctatctatctatctatctatctatctatctatctatctatctatctatctatctatctatatatctaaatatattacAGTggattgcattctgtttatgtattaTTACAGAGGAATACATCAGAAATATTGATAGATTACAGCGTCGTATACCGTATACATTCTGTGCATGTATTACTGTTACACTgcaatgtactatatatatatatatatatatatatatatacacacacacacacacacacacacacacacacacacacacacacacataaaactttGCATTGCATCAATTTATGTACTGTTATTACGGAGCAATGCATCCTATATCTGTATTATTACTGTGTATTGCGTGCTATTATTATCTGGGTGCAAAGATGtttgaatgatgatgatgattattattactaCACATCAGAGCAAGTCagcctatatgtatatatatatatatatatatatatatatatatatatatatataattacagtgCAGTAAAtccaatatttattattattactgggCAATATATCCTATATGTTTAGCATTATTActactacagtatgtatatatatatatatatatatatatatatatatatatatatatatatatataattacagtgCAGTAAAtccaatatttattattattactgggCAATATATCCTATATGTTTAGCATTATTActactacagtatgtatatatatatatatatatatatatattacagcgcAATGCAGCCTGTAtatgtgttgttgttattattattattaatattattattattattattattattattattattattactcctactactactactactactactactattgctgctgctgctactactactactactactactactattattactaatactactactacatgTCAGAGCAATGcagcatactgtatattattattacaGAGCAATGTATCctatatatgtattattattattattattattattattattattattgcagagCAGTGCATCctgtatatgtattattattattgcagagCAGTGCATCCTGTATATGGATTTTTATTACAGAGCAAAgctgtctgtatatgtataattaTTACTACACATCAGAGCAATGCAGTGTATACTATATATTATTTATCATATACTAGAGCAATGcagcatgtttatatatatatatatatatatatatatatatatataaaattacagaGCATTTTAGCATGTAATATAACATATAGTATTATTAGAGAAAAGCAACATGTAATATGTATTATTACAGAGTAATGCAGCTTGTAATATTTATTATGATTCCAGAGCAATGTAGCATATCATATAAAGTATTCTTATTACAGAGCAATGCAACCTGCAACATGTATTATTATTACAGAGCAATGCTTCATGTAATATGTGTTCTTATACAGAGCAATGGCAGCATACATGCATTATTATGACACAGCATTGTAGCATGTGTTATTACAGAGCAATGTTGCATGTAAggtgtagtattattattacagAGCAATGTAGCATGTAAtgtgtattattgttattattactattattattattattattattattactactactactgcagatCAGTGTGTAACATGTATTATTGATACAGAGCAATGTAGCATGCGATATGAATTATTACAGAGCATTGTTGCATGTCATGTGTACTGTATTATTGTTCCAAAGCAATGTAGCATGTAACTGACATGATTATTACTCATCATAGCAATGCAACCTGTTGCTGCCAAACACCGTCCCAGGGTGCCctgatacttgtagttccacaacgtctGGATCAGAACAGTAAGCTGGACATGCAACAGTGTGGGGCTCAGGTTCCTAAGCGTTTCTGATATGTTTGTTATTTGCACCCAGCCTGTAGCATTATGTACCCCTGATCAGCAATAGTGGAAGCCCGCAGATTGAGCAGTGATAAGGGTCTGATATTAGGATAGTGCTTTGTGTCTTTAAGTGACCCTCGGTTGTCAGGGGAGGGAAGTGCCCAAAGGAAGGAGGGGGGTCCGGGGGCGGGGAGACCCTCTGACTGTGAAGAGCCGACAGACTCTGATGACAAGAGATAAGTATAAGGCGATCTGCAGTGCAGGGCACAGAGCAGAGAAGCTGCGATGCAGAGCAGCTCCCTATTGCAGCCAGCCACACACAACGTCCACTCAGGAGCACACTGTGGCATCATCCCCCCAGCTACAGACAGGACCCACTCAGGACCACACTGTGGAATCATCCTCCCATCTACACACAGAACCCACTTTGGAGCACACTGTGGAATTATCCCCCCAGCTACAGACAGGACCCACTCGGGACCCCACTGTGGAATCAACCATCGTCTACAGGCAGGACCCACTCAGGAGCACACTGTGGAATCATTCCTCCAGCTATAGACAAGACCAACTCAGGACCACGTTGTGGAATCTTTCCCCCAGCTACAGACATAGGAGCACGCTGTGGAATCATCGCcccagacacacacagcagccagagcGCACAGCCCCACTCAGAATCTCGCTGACCGTGGAATTGTCCCCCTCCAGGTACACTAAAAACTAGCTACAGTCTCCCAACCTCCAGTAACTAGGGGCAGAAGATCCCCTTCCTCATCTGTAGCCTCCCAGCCTCCAGTGACAAGGGCAGAAAATCCCCCTTCCCTCAGCTGCAACCTCCCAGCCTCCACTGACCAGGACATAAGATCCCCTTCCCCACCACCCCTTTCCTCAGCTGCAGCCTCCTGGCCTCTAGTGACCGGCCTCACCTGTGCCACCCACTCAGCGTCTCCAGGCATCAGCAGAAATGACTGCAGAGATGGCTCAGCCTCCACCCCAACCCCCTGCCCAAAGCAGCCCTATGTCTGCAGCCACGGAGAAGCACAGTGGGCAGAGCCTGGAGTCTGCAGCCTCCTGTACCACAAAGGCCAAGAAGAGCAACGCTGGCATCAGGAGGCCGGAGAAGCCTCCTTACTCCTACATCGCCCTGATCGTCATGGCCATCCAGAGCTCGCCCACCAAGCGGCTGACCCTCAGTGAGATCTACCAGTTCCTGCAGAGCCGCTTTCCCTTCTTCAGGGGCTCCTATCAAGGCTGGAAGAACTCTGTCCGCCACAACCTCTCCCTCAATGAGTGCTTCATCAAGCTGCCCAAGGGTCTGGGCAGGCCGGGCAAGGGGCACTACTGGACCATAGATCCCGCCAGCGAGTTCATGTTTGAGGAAGGCTCCTTCAGGAGGAGGCCCAGGGGCTTCAGGAGGAAATGCCAAGCCCTGAAGCCCATGTATAGTATGATGAACGGCCTGGGCTTCAACCACATCCCCGACACCTACAGCTTCCAGGGCTCTGCTGGTGCCATCTCCTGCCCACCCAACAGCCTGGCACTGGACAGTGGCATAGGAATGATGAATGGGCACCTGTCGGGCAACGTGGATGGTATGGGGTTATCCGGACACCCAGtgtcccatctaggttccaatgGTGGGCACTCCTACATGAGCAGCTGCACAGGGTCCTCCGGGGGGGATTACCCCCACCATGATTCTGGGTCCCCTCTCCTGGGCGGAGGAGGGGTGATGGAGCCCCATTCTGTCTATGGCAGCCCAGCATCTGCATGGGCACCCTCATCCACTGCCCTCTCCGGGGGTGCCCCCTACATCAAACAGCAGCCCCTCTCTCCATGCAACTCTGCCAACAACCCCCTGTCCTCCAGCCTCTCCTCACACAGCCTGGAGCAGCCCTACCTGCACCAGAACAGCCACAACACAGCCTCAGACCTGCAAGGTAGGTGTCCTTGGAGAGGTGTGGTGGGGGCGAGTAGAGTTTGCCGAGGCAGTAAGTGGTCAGTGCCAGGTCCCATCCGTGGGCCGCACAGGCAGCTGCACCCGGGTAATTATCAATAGGCTAAAGGGGTCATAGCTATCGCTGCAGCCAAATCCAGGGGGTAATGGTCGGAGGAGCCACGTGTGGGCCAGGGATGACATGAAAACATTAGTGTGGTGCCTCTGGGGCTGCGAGCATAACAATTAAGGATCATAAGGGTAAAGGGTCTGTCTGAGAGCCCCAGGCGTGTCCTGGCCCAATGAATGTTCCCTGAATGGTCTCCTTTACCCCTAATTCAGTCTCTccaaacgatatatatatatatatatatatatatatatatatacacactttatatatactttatataattAATAGTGTGCAcagatatatctatatgtatatacacaATATGTGTTTATATAATAAATGTtgtgatagagatagatagatagatagatagatagatagatagatagatagatagatagatagatagatagataatacacaTTTTACTTTTATGAACTGTGACAGTAAAATCGGTCGCATTTTCCGGATATTTATCACAAATATAGATACAATTCCGCGCAGAATGTTGCAATAATATTTCCAGTTGTTCCCATTTTTTATTCCCTGATGCTAAGGTGATTCCCAAAAATGTTCTCAAGTTATCCCCTATGCATGAATTATTTTATAATTTAAGCATGTATCAGTAGGTCATTTTGCCTTTtttagttttttattattattattattattattattattattattattattattattaatccttaCTTAAATAGAATTGGTTTACTTATACTAAACCCTATCCTGCCACTGTTCTCTGTATGTCACCGTGAGATTCACGTGAGATACATGCGACAATTGGCTCTTGTGGCGAGCTGCTTCTGTACATACCGCGATAATGCCATTTACTGTGCGATAAGCGTCGCGATCCCATATGATGCAGCATGTGTCAGATAACATGTTATTATCGGAGGATTTAAGCCCTCATTATCCAGTCTCCCCAGTTCTCCAGTATAATATCTCAGCCGTTTCCTTCCATGACAATTATCATAATTACCGCAGTAAGTGGTGTGGATGTACAGAGCTTTCGGGGGTTTAGCTTTCTATGGACAAAGCTTGCTGAGAAACGCGCTATCTCGTGATTCTGTATGGGAATAATTTATACTCCATCAGGGAAATAGTTACCTTTCTAGTAATCAGACATGTGCAACGATATGGGAGTCAGTCATCATAATAAATGTATAGGATTAGgaattactaatatatatatatatatatatatatagacaagggaggtgtccggcactccaatatgtTGCACAACCAGTCTGGGTGCCCTTCCAGAAGGTGATATAGAATGAAATGTAGCGGACGGCACTCCAGCACATAAATAAATCCAACAGAAGCCAGAAATAATAGCCAATGTTTCGGAGCtatgctcctttatcaagacttaaAAGACACTGacaaaacatacatttaaataccttactgtatactcaccacgtgcacagggaatatatatatagatatataatacaggTTTTTTTCACACAAGTGAAAAAGtgttagcactctccagacttcgaaATCAGTTAATCAACATCGAAAATTTTAATAAAGGTAGTCTCACAGTTCCAAGGTGGTAATCAGAAACATCTCCAACGTATTGGTCCTCggcgggacctttgtcaaggaatgcACAGTTTAGTCAGCAATGTCAGCGTCACAACAAGCATCAACTTTGTATAAATAATAgcgtgcacatatatatatatatatatatatatatatatacacacacaatattgtttAGAGAGATATTGTGTGAGATATATATGtctctctcttttatatatatatatatatatatatatatatatatatatatatatatatatatacatacacacaccaatccagagaagaacggcactggagacagcaaaTTATAACAAGCTTGTATTAAAAGCATGTTATAATAATTTGCTGTCTCCGGTGCCATTCTTCTCTGGATTGGTGTGCTTATATGGTGACCTGGCACGAAGCAAGCTGCAGAGAGAGCTGAGGAGTGCCAACTGCTGTGCagggatatatatatgtataccataCAATATGCACGAGGGATCACCTGATGAAGGTttataaaatcgaaacgttgatcagaCGGCGTGATTCCATGTATGATAACGGTCCCTTGAGTGTTGCCGCCCGTTCTTcttctgctgctgtgtgtgtgtgtgtatgtatatatatatatatatatatatatatatatatacacacgactGCTCGGCACTCCACGTAGTCCAAACCTGGACTGAtaatgctcaggtgccctcctcagcCGAGAAACACCCGGTGGCATATAGCAGGAATgtgtgaggcggcactcagagaattCCAATTCAAGAATATATTTGTGCAAACGGTGCAAACAGTGGCACTGTTTGCACCGTTTGCACAAATATATTCTTGAAttggaagtctctgagtgccgcctcatacattcctgctatacatatatatatatatatatatatatatatatatatatgtatttacacacacacacacacacacacacacacacacatataaatacatatatatatttatatatatatatgtagtgtgtgtgtgtgtgtgtgtgtgtgtgtgtgtgtgtgtgtgtgtgtgtgttttacattcATTTTGCATTACCGTGTATTGATATTCTGTTGCATTCAATTTTAAATTGTGTGAGAATGTGGCTAGGTGGAATTGTAGACAGGGTGCTGTGGTGGGATGCTGGCAAGGCATGCTGATTTGTATAGTGCACCCCCAGCTGAGCCGCAGTTTGCCCCCACCTATACACTTCCTCCATACTAACACTTGTCTCCTCTCTCCAGGTATCCCCAGGTATCACTCCCAGTCCCCCAGTATGAACGACAGAAAGGAGTTTGTCTTCTCTTTCAATGCCATGGCTTCATCGTCCATGCACGCTGGCAGCGGCTCGTATTACCATCAGCAAGTCAGTTACCAGGACATCAAGCCCTGTGTCATGTGATCCTGGCAGGGGCACCACAGAGCCATGGGGCATCCGACATGGGGACTCTGCATGTGTCATGTGATCCTGGCAGGGGCACCAAAGAGCTATGGGGCACCAGGCATGGGGACTCTGCTTGCGTGATGTGATCCTGGCAGGGGCACCACAGAGAATTGGCCATCAGACATGGGGACCCTGCATCTGGGCCGGTCTGCAGAACAGAGACTGGCTAATATATGGTAGTGAGTAATGCGGACCATTCTACTCTTTGGTATAGAAAACTAATATAAATGTCGAAAATTACAGCCTTAATTATTTGAACGCAAATGTCCTATTTTCTATTCTGTAGTACATAAATACACACCTATATGTACTAAAGTCAAAGAAGAAATTATATCCAAGCACAAAACCAGTGTTCAATATCGTAGCTGTTAATTTCAATctgcaatttttttttactgtcaatttttttattttattttttatatatatctatatctgtataTTGATTTTTATTGTCAATTGATAGCCTCACCGATTACCAGGTCTATCCAGCCGGCCAACGAGAGGAGTCGGGGCCCAGACCCAGCAATGCAGAGATAATAAGGCACTTTTATTCTACACTATTTATTTATCTTGTGTTCAGTAACAGAGAGAGAACCAGGTTATGCTGTTTTCGTTGGCAATATTTGCCGTGTGAATTTGTTTTCACTCACTGTAAATTTGGAAGAAGTTCTGTGTACAGAATAAAACCTCTGATACGtataatataattgtatatatatatatatatatatagtgaccccTCTGTATACTAGGTTGGAAGTGCCTAGCACTGATTCCTATATTCATTCATTTTCTCTGCACTGTACAAATGTTATTTTTTTTGTGTGCCTGTACTTAaacaaaagaaaaggaaaaaaaaaatataaaaataaaacgtttatgctatttgtaatttttttttattctaatttTTTTGTAAATGTAGATTTTTTTATTTGATTATTTAAATCCGATTTTATGGCCAAACCACTAATAAAATCCGTGCTGCGCATTTATGCGGAATTATTCATCGCTTTGAAAGACACTGTAATTACTAAATAACGGTTTCTATATCTGTTGTTTCAGAAACAGCAAattcattattattatattaatgagtctttatgctgagcaatGGGTGGGAACAGTGGGTCGTGAAACAGACGATATATTTAATAAGGTACCGCAACGAATTACTAAGCAGTCGGTTCTAGATCTGTTTCTGCTGATAAATAACTTATTTATTATTGATGCATAAACACCAAATAGGGTGTAAATAAATGGCGACAATCCTGGCGGACAGTCCATCCTGATTTATAAATGTTCCAGATTTATTGCACATTTACACATCGTCCTCACATTTCTCCAACGCGCAAAATTATTCCCCTGCTGTTTTATT is part of the Pseudophryne corroboree isolate aPseCor3 chromosome 11, aPseCor3.hap2, whole genome shotgun sequence genome and harbors:
- the FOXF1 gene encoding forkhead box protein F1, giving the protein MTAEMAQPPPQPPAQSSPMSAATEKHSGQSLESAASCTTKAKKSNAGIRRPEKPPYSYIALIVMAIQSSPTKRLTLSEIYQFLQSRFPFFRGSYQGWKNSVRHNLSLNECFIKLPKGLGRPGKGHYWTIDPASEFMFEEGSFRRRPRGFRRKCQALKPMYSMMNGLGFNHIPDTYSFQGSAGAISCPPNSLALDSGIGMMNGHLSGNVDGMGLSGHPVSHLGSNGGHSYMSSCTGSSGGDYPHHDSGSPLLGGGGVMEPHSVYGSPASAWAPSSTALSGGAPYIKQQPLSPCNSANNPLSSSLSSHSLEQPYLHQNSHNTASDLQGIPRYHSQSPSMNDRKEFVFSFNAMASSSMHAGSGSYYHQQVSYQDIKPCVM